A portion of the Desulfonatronovibrio magnus genome contains these proteins:
- a CDS encoding CRISPR-associated endonuclease Cas1 — protein sequence MLASFSCNYPVCSIVKSSLATPCLKRPVSSTYDRPSLACDLVEEWRTYLGDRLVLQLINKGSVKKDDFV from the coding sequence ATACTTGCCAGTTTTTCTTGTAATTATCCAGTCTGTTCAATAGTCAAAAGCTCTCTTGCAACGCCTTGTCTTAAAAGACCTGTTTCATCAACCTATGACCGACCATCCCTCGCCTGCGATCTGGTTGAAGAATGGCGAACTTATCTTGGTGACAGGCTTGTACTTCAGCTTATCAATAAAGGATCTGTTAAAAAAGATGACTTTGTTTA